Proteins found in one Geomonas subterranea genomic segment:
- a CDS encoding glycerol-3-phosphate dehydrogenase/oxidase — protein MTDRNANLDILKSGRTFDMLVIGGGATGCGIAVDAANRGLSVALVERGDFGCGTSSKSTKLIHGGVRYLESAVLHMDRVQFNLVRDGLHERDILLKIAPHLCQRLTLVTPLYGLAQVPYVWAGLKLYDLMAGEAGLGHSRFVGRGEMLRRFPMIRGEGLKGGVQYYDGQFNDVRMNVALAQTASREGAVIGNYVEVVALMREKGRVAGALVRDPLVGASWQIRARCVVNACGSSADIVRRLDDPTAASLLRVSRGIHIILPGRFAPAGAGVMIPKTDDGRVLFILPWEGNCLVGTTEEPAEAGTVPVAREKDVDYLLRHLRRYFNLGAKPADITASWAGLRPLVHDPFTADTAELARDHVVSCSPTGLITIVGGKWTTYRKMALDAVNFAVTNAGLTPTHPCRTDRIVLQGGENFSEELLKELERKHGFPSDVIRHLHRSYGDRSLQVAEYCRGALGGRLIPGHPYLKGEVLYAVQHEMALCALDFLERRIPLGLLDRKGARAAAPAVVELMTAELGWNPERQTRELEEVAVALSEA, from the coding sequence GTGACGGACCGGAACGCGAACCTGGACATACTGAAAAGCGGGCGCACCTTCGACATGCTGGTGATAGGAGGGGGCGCGACGGGGTGCGGCATCGCGGTCGACGCGGCCAACCGCGGACTGTCGGTGGCGCTGGTGGAGCGGGGCGACTTCGGCTGCGGCACCAGCAGCAAGAGCACCAAGCTCATCCACGGCGGGGTGCGTTACCTGGAGTCGGCGGTATTGCACATGGACCGGGTTCAGTTCAACCTGGTGCGCGACGGGCTGCACGAACGCGACATCCTCTTGAAGATCGCCCCGCACCTTTGCCAGCGGCTCACCCTGGTTACCCCCCTCTACGGTCTGGCCCAGGTCCCCTACGTCTGGGCGGGGCTCAAGCTGTACGACCTCATGGCGGGCGAGGCGGGGCTCGGCCACAGCCGCTTCGTCGGGCGCGGCGAGATGCTGCGCCGCTTCCCCATGATCCGGGGTGAGGGGCTGAAGGGAGGGGTGCAGTACTACGACGGGCAGTTCAACGACGTGCGCATGAACGTGGCCCTGGCGCAGACCGCCTCCCGGGAAGGGGCGGTGATCGGCAACTACGTGGAGGTGGTGGCGCTGATGCGGGAGAAGGGGAGGGTGGCCGGGGCCCTGGTGCGCGACCCGCTGGTGGGCGCCTCCTGGCAGATCCGGGCCCGCTGCGTGGTGAACGCCTGCGGTTCCTCCGCCGACATCGTGCGGCGCCTGGACGACCCGACCGCCGCCTCCCTGCTCAGGGTGAGCCGCGGCATCCACATCATCCTCCCCGGGCGCTTCGCCCCCGCCGGGGCCGGGGTCATGATCCCCAAGACCGACGACGGCCGTGTGCTCTTCATCCTCCCCTGGGAGGGGAACTGCCTCGTGGGGACCACCGAGGAGCCGGCCGAGGCGGGTACGGTGCCGGTGGCGCGGGAGAAGGACGTCGATTACCTGCTGCGCCACCTGCGGCGCTACTTCAACCTGGGCGCCAAACCCGCCGACATCACCGCTTCCTGGGCCGGGCTCAGGCCGCTGGTGCACGACCCCTTCACCGCCGACACCGCCGAACTCGCCCGCGACCATGTCGTCAGCTGCTCCCCGACCGGTCTCATCACCATCGTCGGCGGCAAGTGGACCACCTACCGCAAAATGGCGCTGGACGCGGTAAATTTCGCGGTCACTAACGCGGGGCTGACCCCCACCCATCCCTGCCGCACCGACCGCATCGTGCTGCAAGGGGGCGAGAACTTCTCAGAGGAGTTGCTGAAGGAACTGGAACGAAAACACGGCTTTCCCTCCGATGTCATCAGGCACCTGCACCGCTCCTACGGGGACCGCTCCCTGCAGGTGGCCGAGTACTGCCGCGGGGCCCTGGGGGGGAGGCTCATCCCGGGGCACCCCTACCTCAAGGGTGAGGTGCTCTACGCGGTGCAGCACGAGATGGCGCTGTGCGCGCTCGACTTCCTGGAGCGGCGCATCCCCCTGGGACTCCTGGACCGCAAGGGAGCCCGGGCCGCTGCGCCCGCAGTGGTCGAGCTGATGACGGCGGAACTTGGGTGGAACCCCGAGCGGCAGACCCGGGAGCTCGAAGAGGTCGCCGTGGCGTTGAGCGAGGCGTGA
- a CDS encoding cytochrome C, with translation MSQVTRPAQALAMLWCLLVLSLVGCGDNNNHASFDPDKGAHPDDWLPARHAVAAIGHLEDCTPCHGTDFSGGISKVACTSCHMGNQVDVHPLQWDGRDYALHGSWIRQQVAATGINPAILTTGALATTYPVQAQAATARCATALCHGTDYRGVRNSGPSCFDDQPGVVDSSCHAGSAFSAHPLDWFPPRLTVRAGIAMPTILPAHAPYVQNYGAAECIIPVCHGNGSPPTINVGAGSTRITGTTPTTPNFQNFGYPGFVSFTTGRTQVTVTNTGRLCAACHT, from the coding sequence ATGTCACAAGTAACCAGACCAGCTCAAGCTCTTGCCATGCTTTGGTGCCTTTTGGTCCTGTCGCTTGTCGGCTGCGGGGATAACAACAACCACGCCTCCTTCGATCCCGACAAGGGTGCGCACCCCGATGACTGGCTCCCGGCCCGGCATGCGGTAGCGGCCATAGGGCACCTCGAAGACTGCACGCCGTGCCACGGCACGGATTTCAGCGGCGGCATCTCCAAGGTCGCCTGCACCAGCTGCCACATGGGGAACCAGGTCGACGTCCATCCGCTTCAGTGGGACGGGCGCGACTATGCGCTGCACGGCAGCTGGATCAGGCAGCAGGTGGCCGCCACCGGGATCAACCCGGCCATCCTCACCACGGGGGCGCTGGCGACGACCTACCCGGTCCAGGCGCAGGCAGCCACGGCGCGCTGCGCCACGGCCCTTTGTCACGGCACCGACTACCGCGGCGTACGCAATTCCGGCCCCTCCTGCTTCGACGATCAGCCCGGGGTCGTCGACTCGAGCTGCCACGCGGGCAGTGCCTTCTCGGCCCATCCCCTGGACTGGTTCCCGCCCAGGCTGACCGTCAGGGCCGGCATCGCGATGCCGACCATACTCCCCGCCCACGCCCCCTACGTCCAGAACTACGGCGCCGCGGAATGCATCATCCCTGTCTGCCACGGCAACGGTTCTCCACCGACCATCAACGTCGGCGCCGGGAGCACCAGGATCACGGGCACCACCCCGACGACGCCCAACTTCCAGAACTTCGGCTACCCCGGCTTCGTCAGCTTCACTACCGGCCGCACCCAGGTCACGGTGACCAACACCGGGCGCCTCTGCGCGGCCTGCCACACCTGA
- a CDS encoding cytochrome C produces the protein MKSKILILLMVPLMALLLVACANTKSGALIHPEAVTGTPNCTECHTDAYAAMNHQAVDFFKKHSVFASNARRACASCHAESFCSDCHAHKEELKPNVKFSEAVERNLPHRGDYMSQHRIDGKINPASCAKCHGRTNNERCLTCHK, from the coding sequence GTGAAAAGTAAAATACTGATTCTGTTGATGGTTCCGCTCATGGCGCTCCTTCTCGTTGCCTGCGCCAACACCAAGAGCGGTGCGCTGATCCACCCTGAGGCGGTGACCGGTACGCCCAACTGTACCGAGTGCCACACCGATGCCTATGCGGCCATGAACCACCAGGCCGTGGACTTCTTCAAAAAACACAGCGTCTTTGCCAGCAACGCCAGAAGGGCTTGTGCTTCCTGCCACGCCGAATCCTTCTGCTCCGACTGCCATGCGCACAAAGAAGAGCTGAAGCCGAACGTGAAGTTCTCCGAGGCGGTGGAAAGGAACCTGCCGCACCGGGGTGATTACATGAGCCAGCACAGGATCGACGGCAAGATCAATCCTGCGTCGTGCGCCAAGTGCCACGGACGTACCAACAACGAGAGGTGCCTGACATGCCACAAATAA
- a CDS encoding fibronectin type III domain-containing protein: MCIPWKKQVVAALLLLCLPLLLIGCGGGGGGGGGGTRIISGVAMKGPIVGALVSVNRLQLNGSRGALLGTGATGNDGSYAVRIPASVTGPVVVTVTGRAGATYLSESTGLAVPFTATDSFSAVVDNFNPDVPVAVTPLTEAAFQKLPLILEQKAAVTTVTTAVLQSAIVAANAQVGALFNVTDILAPPAQSTAYLAALMVIDQMIVDSKAGGTVTDTTAAMTVINQAIADVNPALPAYQTFVGVFTSAATQVAADHPGAIAAAVVSMIAQVTNPPLEPNFTDITAPSAVTGLSATTAAIDSTTSTVILTWTAASDNNAVAGYEVYRDGAKIGTTTTTTFIDSPVTSNVTYVYTVVAFDAAGNFSSASAPLSVKPNQASLSVTVSGQLSGDLLAQLDLTPPTSPTGLAAVTTAITGTTSSVALSWGASTDNVGVTGYDVFRDGVKVGTATATSFTDASVTSATTYSYTVKAFDAAGNRSAASTALSVTANRPSLGVTVSGQVNP; the protein is encoded by the coding sequence ATGTGCATTCCCTGGAAAAAACAGGTTGTGGCGGCGTTACTGCTTCTCTGCCTGCCGTTGCTCCTCATCGGCTGCGGTGGCGGCGGCGGTGGCGGCGGTGGTGGCACGAGGATAATCTCCGGTGTCGCCATGAAGGGCCCCATCGTCGGCGCCCTGGTCTCGGTGAACCGGCTGCAGCTGAACGGCAGCCGTGGTGCCTTGCTCGGCACTGGCGCCACCGGTAATGACGGCAGCTATGCGGTCAGGATTCCTGCCTCGGTCACCGGGCCGGTGGTGGTCACCGTTACCGGCCGGGCCGGCGCCACCTACCTGAGCGAGAGCACCGGGCTAGCGGTCCCCTTCACGGCGACAGATTCCTTTAGCGCGGTGGTGGACAACTTCAACCCTGACGTCCCTGTCGCGGTGACTCCGCTCACCGAGGCCGCCTTCCAGAAGCTCCCCCTCATCCTGGAGCAGAAGGCCGCAGTCACGACCGTCACCACCGCAGTGTTGCAGAGCGCGATCGTCGCGGCCAACGCGCAGGTGGGGGCACTGTTCAACGTCACCGACATCCTGGCACCGCCGGCCCAGAGTACGGCCTACCTGGCCGCCCTTATGGTCATCGACCAGATGATCGTCGATTCCAAGGCCGGCGGCACCGTCACCGACACCACGGCAGCGATGACCGTGATCAACCAGGCCATCGCCGACGTCAACCCGGCCCTCCCCGCGTACCAGACCTTCGTGGGCGTCTTCACCAGCGCGGCCACCCAGGTCGCCGCAGACCACCCGGGAGCGATCGCCGCGGCAGTGGTCAGCATGATCGCCCAGGTCACCAACCCGCCGCTCGAGCCGAATTTCACCGATATCACGGCCCCGTCGGCGGTAACCGGGCTGTCGGCAACCACCGCTGCCATCGACTCCACCACCAGCACCGTCATCCTGACCTGGACCGCGGCCAGCGACAACAACGCCGTGGCCGGCTACGAGGTGTACCGCGACGGCGCCAAGATCGGCACCACGACCACCACCACCTTTATCGATTCGCCGGTCACCTCCAACGTCACCTACGTCTACACGGTGGTGGCCTTCGACGCGGCAGGGAACTTCTCGTCCGCCAGCGCCCCGCTGTCGGTGAAGCCGAACCAGGCCTCGCTAAGCGTCACCGTGAGCGGGCAACTCTCCGGCGACCTGCTGGCGCAGCTGGACCTGACGCCCCCTACCTCGCCCACCGGCCTCGCAGCGGTGACCACGGCTATCACTGGCACCACCAGCTCGGTCGCCCTCAGTTGGGGCGCCTCGACCGACAACGTGGGCGTCACTGGCTACGACGTGTTCCGTGACGGCGTCAAGGTCGGCACGGCCACAGCGACAAGCTTCACCGATGCCTCGGTCACCTCGGCCACCACCTATTCCTACACGGTGAAAGCCTTCGACGCCGCAGGCAACCGCTCGGCGGCAAGCACGGCACTTTCGGTAACTGCGAACCGTCCGTCCCTGGGCGTGACGGTCAGCGGGCAGGTGAATCCCTAG
- a CDS encoding OmcA/MtrC family decaheme c-type cytochrome yields the protein MIGRNLRYLVALLVCVLLPLAGCSGGGSSTKRTEKGTEVTVSGKVDVAKAAAKSVFLSSTSAGALNNVFVYNALDGAQLGTAAIGTDGSFSNLTFNLPATKTILVFKAVVAQGTFRTVVPIDLSNPPAAGAVTGSNPISIVISQDSTNRTILESQLLGLTGILGDANQTLASVSKTYTDAASLWVNNGGQALAYSTNGLALSGKFSSAALLPAQDANTLGAEDLDNTTLDGSISSVSIPGSKPIVSFTVINKDTGKGIRGLKAFNLVIAQLQPGTSGSPDQWLSYMVTATSRPTTDTGYTVIDNGDGSYTVIFGKDIKAGTGGMVTYNANLTHRLMVGVRSTPSIAQLNDGSTLSNFYNEKYFVATFVPATPDVAPTVVKDMITTAACNECHGKIGVTTPHGGRGDARYCLMCHTSQRAIGRTNVASTSGAFPAITTDASGAITSASTYIADGEVAGEFVTMIHKIHMGNKLTKTNYNYAGVLFNEVILPKDVRNCRQCHKGDNADQLALAPQANNWKTKPSRKACGACHDGVNFATGAGHAAGAQASDANCVGCHADADLLHQTEIATPNNPNTPAGLTNFYYEVASATVDAVTNNLSIKFRIQKNTGSLTAAKTNVVFDGNSTNPLVGYTGGPSFLLAYFKDTANQPASLYSGDYNNLGVKAAQPKSVSIASLVGGTTGTLGTPDSSGYYTVTVNSASAFPVGATMRAVGLQGYFTQAAGTGGIAANTARHALSSVKTVTGDTVRRVVIDSAKCANCHEWFEGHGGNRVIGKDTVGEAICALCHVPNLSTSGRGAQQSLIQFIVANPVGTSLAAVTNFLTGSAFTGTISQESKDAMTELVAALGNDPTQYPEASNNFKDMVHGIHAGNNSLVVGIPLAFVRDRGTSGDFDFNFEEVTFPGVLKDCRACHKDTLTSSGAVDASKATYTRIGDKVQPSTWQTTTGVALTLQTAAGVGNNVTQVDADRKSLPNLQDKVNSPFTATCRACHSRPNALAHFATMGGQVNVNRSAVNPAGEACITCHGTTGPNAIWNAHRFSVVGDD from the coding sequence ATGATCGGCAGAAACCTAAGGTACCTCGTAGCACTCTTAGTATGCGTGCTGTTGCCTCTTGCAGGTTGCAGCGGAGGAGGGTCCAGCACCAAGCGCACCGAGAAGGGAACGGAGGTGACCGTCAGCGGCAAGGTAGACGTCGCCAAGGCAGCCGCGAAGAGCGTCTTCCTGTCCTCTACCTCGGCTGGTGCCCTGAACAACGTCTTCGTCTACAACGCGTTGGACGGTGCGCAACTCGGTACCGCAGCCATCGGTACGGACGGCAGTTTCAGCAACCTCACCTTCAACCTGCCTGCCACCAAGACGATCCTCGTCTTCAAGGCGGTCGTGGCCCAGGGAACCTTCCGCACCGTGGTCCCCATCGATCTGAGTAATCCTCCCGCGGCCGGCGCCGTCACCGGCTCCAACCCGATCAGCATCGTGATCAGCCAGGACAGCACCAACAGGACCATCCTTGAGTCGCAGCTTCTGGGACTCACCGGCATTCTGGGTGACGCAAACCAGACCCTCGCCTCGGTCAGCAAGACCTACACCGACGCGGCCAGCCTCTGGGTCAACAACGGCGGCCAGGCGCTCGCCTACAGCACCAACGGCCTGGCCCTCTCCGGCAAGTTCAGTTCCGCAGCCCTGCTGCCGGCACAGGATGCCAACACCCTCGGCGCCGAGGACCTGGACAACACGACGCTCGACGGCTCCATCAGCTCGGTCTCCATCCCGGGGAGCAAGCCGATCGTCAGCTTCACCGTCATCAACAAGGACACCGGCAAGGGGATCAGGGGCCTTAAGGCCTTCAACCTGGTCATCGCCCAGCTGCAGCCCGGCACCAGCGGCAGCCCCGACCAGTGGCTCTCCTACATGGTGACCGCTACCAGCCGTCCCACCACCGACACCGGCTATACCGTCATCGACAACGGCGACGGCTCCTACACCGTCATCTTTGGCAAGGACATCAAGGCCGGCACCGGCGGCATGGTGACCTACAACGCCAACCTGACCCACCGGCTCATGGTAGGGGTCCGCTCCACCCCGTCCATCGCCCAGCTGAACGACGGCTCGACGCTCAGCAACTTCTACAACGAGAAGTACTTCGTGGCCACCTTCGTCCCGGCGACCCCTGACGTCGCTCCGACCGTGGTCAAAGACATGATCACCACCGCCGCCTGCAACGAGTGCCACGGCAAGATCGGCGTCACCACCCCGCACGGCGGCCGCGGCGATGCCAGGTACTGTCTCATGTGCCACACCTCGCAGAGGGCGATCGGCAGGACCAACGTGGCGTCCACCTCCGGCGCCTTCCCGGCCATCACCACGGATGCCAGCGGCGCCATCACCTCGGCATCGACCTACATCGCCGACGGCGAGGTTGCGGGCGAGTTCGTGACCATGATCCACAAGATCCACATGGGCAACAAGCTGACCAAGACCAACTACAACTACGCGGGCGTACTCTTCAACGAGGTCATCCTGCCCAAGGACGTGCGCAACTGCCGCCAGTGCCACAAGGGGGACAACGCCGATCAGCTCGCCCTGGCACCCCAGGCCAACAACTGGAAGACCAAGCCGAGCCGCAAGGCTTGCGGGGCCTGCCATGACGGCGTGAACTTCGCGACCGGCGCGGGCCATGCCGCGGGCGCACAGGCCAGCGACGCCAACTGCGTCGGCTGCCATGCCGATGCCGACCTCCTGCACCAGACCGAGATCGCGACTCCGAACAACCCGAACACCCCGGCCGGCCTCACCAACTTCTACTACGAAGTCGCCAGCGCCACGGTCGATGCGGTCACCAACAACCTGAGCATCAAGTTCAGGATCCAGAAGAACACCGGTTCGCTCACCGCGGCCAAGACCAACGTGGTCTTCGACGGCAACTCGACCAACCCGCTGGTCGGCTACACCGGCGGCCCGAGCTTCCTGCTCGCCTACTTCAAGGACACCGCGAACCAGCCGGCATCGCTCTACTCGGGCGACTACAACAACCTCGGCGTGAAGGCGGCCCAGCCGAAATCCGTTTCCATCGCGAGCCTCGTCGGCGGTACCACCGGCACCCTGGGTACCCCGGACAGCAGCGGCTACTACACCGTGACCGTCAACTCCGCTTCCGCCTTCCCGGTCGGCGCCACCATGAGGGCCGTGGGCCTGCAGGGGTACTTCACCCAGGCGGCAGGCACCGGCGGCATCGCGGCCAACACCGCACGCCACGCCCTCTCCTCGGTGAAAACCGTTACCGGCGACACCGTGCGCCGCGTGGTCATCGACTCCGCCAAATGCGCCAACTGCCACGAGTGGTTCGAAGGGCACGGCGGCAACCGCGTGATCGGCAAGGATACCGTGGGCGAGGCGATCTGCGCCCTGTGCCACGTGCCGAACCTCTCCACCTCCGGCCGCGGCGCGCAACAGTCTCTGATCCAGTTCATCGTGGCCAACCCCGTCGGCACCTCGCTGGCAGCCGTCACCAACTTCCTGACCGGCAGCGCCTTCACTGGCACCATCAGCCAAGAATCCAAGGACGCCATGACCGAGCTGGTGGCGGCCCTGGGTAACGACCCGACCCAGTATCCGGAAGCGTCCAACAACTTCAAGGACATGGTCCACGGCATCCACGCCGGCAACAACTCCCTCGTGGTCGGTATCCCGCTCGCTTTCGTACGCGACAGGGGCACCAGCGGCGACTTCGACTTCAACTTCGAGGAAGTCACCTTCCCGGGCGTCCTGAAGGACTGCAGGGCCTGCCACAAAGACACCCTGACCAGCAGCGGCGCGGTCGACGCCTCCAAGGCGACCTACACCCGCATCGGTGACAAGGTACAGCCGAGCACCTGGCAGACCACGACTGGCGTGGCCCTGACCCTGCAGACCGCGGCAGGCGTCGGCAACAACGTGACCCAGGTCGACGCGGACCGTAAATCCCTGCCCAACCTGCAGGACAAGGTGAACTCGCCGTTCACCGCAACCTGCCGTGCCTGCCACAGCAGGCCCAACGCCCTGGCCCACTTCGCCACCATGGGCGGCCAGGTCAATGTGAACCGCAGCGCTGTCAACCCCGCCGGTGAGGCCTGCATCACCTGCCACGGCACCACCGGTCCGAACGCCATCTGGAACGCCCACAGGTTCTCGGTGGTCGGCGACGACTAA
- the glpK gene encoding glycerol kinase GlpK — translation MSQLLSIDQGTTSSRATLYGSDGNAVATFSQPLTQHYPQPGWVEHDPEEIWLGQLDCIRRVLSVPGGGGVAGIGITNQRETTVIWERATGKPLHRAIVWQDRRTAEFTEVLKREGAEAMVRQKTGLLLDPYFSASKIAWLLDAVPGLRARCERGEICFGTVDSWLIFRLTGGKSHVTDLSNASRTMLFNIHSLEWDDELLRLFKIPRAMLPEVRGSAAHFGHTCAEVVGAVIPITGVAGDQQAALFGQGCFAPGMAKATFGTGAFVVMNCGVTPASGEGVLSTIAWQLPGEPVRYALEGSIFIAGAAVQWLEEGLGVIGAPGEVEALAGSVADTGGVYFVPALSGLGTPYWDPYARGVIAGLTRGSGRGHLARAALEAIAFQTVDAIRAMESASGIALSELRVDGGATRNNLLLEIQADLLGAPVLRPRCTESTSLGAAFLAGIGAGVLDTERIGSLWALDRRFDPRLTRERREEMHRGWKKCVQLSLGWAK, via the coding sequence GTGAGCCAGCTCCTATCCATTGACCAGGGCACCACCAGCAGCCGGGCCACCCTCTACGGCAGTGACGGCAATGCCGTCGCAACCTTCTCGCAGCCGCTCACCCAGCACTATCCGCAGCCGGGGTGGGTGGAGCACGACCCGGAGGAGATCTGGCTTGGGCAGCTCGACTGCATCCGCCGCGTGCTCTCCGTGCCGGGCGGGGGGGGCGTGGCCGGCATCGGCATCACCAACCAGCGTGAGACCACGGTGATCTGGGAGCGCGCCACCGGGAAGCCTTTGCACCGGGCCATCGTCTGGCAGGACCGGCGCACCGCCGAGTTCACCGAGGTCCTGAAGCGGGAGGGTGCTGAGGCGATGGTGCGGCAGAAAACCGGCCTGCTGCTCGATCCGTATTTCTCCGCCAGCAAGATCGCCTGGCTCCTCGATGCCGTGCCGGGGCTCAGGGCGCGGTGCGAGCGGGGGGAGATCTGCTTCGGCACGGTCGATTCCTGGCTCATCTTCCGGCTGACCGGCGGCAAAAGCCACGTCACCGACCTCTCCAACGCGAGCCGCACCATGCTCTTCAACATCCACAGCCTCGAGTGGGACGATGAGCTCTTGCGGCTGTTCAAGATCCCGCGCGCCATGCTTCCGGAGGTTCGCGGCAGCGCCGCCCACTTCGGCCATACCTGCGCGGAGGTGGTGGGCGCCGTTATACCCATCACCGGCGTGGCGGGCGACCAGCAGGCCGCGCTGTTCGGGCAGGGTTGTTTTGCTCCCGGTATGGCCAAGGCGACCTTCGGCACCGGAGCCTTCGTGGTCATGAACTGCGGCGTCACTCCTGCGAGCGGCGAGGGGGTGCTCTCCACCATCGCCTGGCAACTGCCGGGGGAACCGGTGCGGTACGCCCTGGAGGGATCCATCTTCATAGCGGGCGCCGCGGTGCAGTGGCTGGAGGAAGGGCTGGGGGTGATCGGAGCCCCGGGCGAGGTCGAGGCGCTCGCCGGCAGCGTCGCCGACACGGGCGGGGTGTACTTCGTGCCCGCGCTCTCCGGCTTGGGCACCCCGTACTGGGATCCTTATGCCAGGGGGGTGATCGCCGGTCTCACCCGCGGCAGCGGCAGGGGCCACCTGGCGCGCGCCGCCCTGGAGGCGATCGCTTTTCAGACCGTGGACGCGATCCGCGCCATGGAAAGCGCGAGCGGCATCGCCCTGAGCGAACTGAGGGTGGACGGCGGGGCGACCCGCAACAACCTCCTCCTTGAGATCCAGGCCGACCTTCTGGGCGCCCCGGTGCTGAGACCCCGCTGCACCGAAAGCACCTCGCTGGGAGCCGCCTTCCTGGCGGGGATCGGCGCCGGGGTGCTGGACACGGAGCGGATCGGGAGCCTGTGGGCCCTGGACCGGCGCTTCGACCCGCGCCTGACGCGGGAGCGCCGCGAGGAAATGCACCGCGGCTGGAAAAAGTGCGTGCAACTCTCGCTTGGTTGGGCTAAGTAA